One region of Culex pipiens pallens isolate TS chromosome 2, TS_CPP_V2, whole genome shotgun sequence genomic DNA includes:
- the LOC120416625 gene encoding protein strawberry notch isoform X3 — protein MNRMATKKASLGYGDDEENEDSSGSDFDEDEDPDEIEVPGGGKDLATVATLTKIKTEVPTPASSPAASNVSSKASGKIPAGLIKKAAGSYEVIKQPTILKQPGVGSSVGMAATLGYGGGSSATSMNQLTSNQIMMEHLKALVTANPHYLTSGIPNNLLSQILMADPSKVQQHQQQQQAALNNYMNQVPEEEEAEDEELGVAETYAEYWPSKLKIGKKHPDQVVETASLSSVEPSNVYYKLSIPPETINGGLLSALQLESITYASQAHDHLLPDGSRAGFLVGDGAGVGKGRTIAGIIFENYLKGRKKSIWISVSNDLRYDAERDLRDIGANRIQVHALNKLKYAKINSTVNNNTKKGVIFGTYSALIGESQSTSGKYKTRLKQLLQWCGDDFDGVIVFDECHKAKNLCPVGSSKPTKTGLTALDLQNKLPKARVVYASATGASEPRNMAYMVRLGIWGQGTPFPSFMDFITAVEKRGVGAMEIVAMDMKLRGMYIARQLSFHGVTFKIEEVPLTKEFRQVYDESVELWVESMQKFTEAAELIDAENRMKKTMWGQFWSAHQRFFKYLCIASKVNHAVKVSREAIKYGKCVVIGLQSTGEARTLEQLERDDGELNDFVSTAKGVFQSLVEKHFPAPDRTRINRLLGIEAPKKTQLERILEEIDSKPSASSGDLKRKNQVVGRVGAAKPKKSRRNSSDEDSDSEESDDGGGKKGSESEAEDSNHDSDSARSSDYNPFYSGSDSDDDPWVGKTSKVKPKKPKSPKKKPVSTQDKIQAHLSKKQTETKPVMFQASNGISIQLGPPPKDAIERACQMKDELLAKIERLGDRLPANTLDQLIDELGGPENVAEMTGRKGRVVQNDNGTIQYESRSEQDVPLETLNITEKQRFMDGEKDVAIISEAASSGISLQSDRRVRNQRRRVHITLELPWSADRAVQQFGRTHRSNQVNAPEYMFLISDLAGERRFASTVAKRLESLGALTHGDRRATETRDLSQFNIDNKYGRSALESVMKTIMGYEQPLVPPPSDYKGDFFKDIAGALVGVGLIVNSEQMPGVLSLDKDYNNISKFLNRILGMPVELQNRLFKYFTDTLVAIIDQAKKRGRFDLGILDLGAAGENVTRVKISRFIRKHSTGVAPTELHTVQVERGMIWQEAIDKWADLGGEREGFYISKQARNGKYTAVLAVEIEAAPPKSNLGSKKKLPEGKSKKDIMFQIYRPNTGLQFKHESLDELEKKYKKVLSDEAESHWTQQYDASVNTCSHSYWKGMCRYVTMGQECEVGLRRRTYYVLSGSVLSVWARVENSLAARVGNQNRMQVIRLKTKEGIKIVGTLIPKNCVEHLVKDLSSDAEKVEEQSFAVK, from the exons TGGGAATGGCCGCAACACTGGGCTATGGCGGTGGTTCGTCGGCGACCAGCATGAACCAGCTGACGAGCAACCAGATCATGATGGAACACCTGAAGGCGCTGGTCACGGCCAACCCGCACTACCTGACGAGTGGGATTCCGAATAACCTGCTCTCGCAGATCTTGATGGCCGACCCGAGCAAGGtacagcagcaccagcagcaacaacaggcTGCACTGAACAATTAT ATGAACCAAGTTCCTGAGGAGGAGGAAGCGGAAGATGAAGAGCTTGGCGTGGCAGAAACGTACGCCGAGTATTGGCCCTCAAAGT TAAAAATCGGTAAAAAGCACCCGGACCAGGTGGTCGAAACGGCGTCGCTCTCTTCGGTGGAACCCTCCAACGTGTACTACAAGCTGTCGATCCCGCCGGAAACCATCAACGGTGGTCTGCTGAGCGCCCTCCAGCTCGAGTCGATCACGTACGCTAGTCAAGCCCACGATCACCTGCTGCCGGACGGATCGCGGGCCGGTTTCCTGGTGGGTGACGGTGCCGGTGTGGGCAAGGGTCGTACCATCGCCGGCATCATCTTCGAGAACTATCTGAAGGGGCGCAAAAAGTCGATCTGGATCTCGGTGTCGAACGATCTGCGGTACGACGCGGAGCGGGATCTGCGCGACATTGGCGCGAACCGGATCCAGGTTCACGCGCTGAACAag CTCAAGTATGCCAAAATCAACTCGACGGTGAACAACAACACCAAGAAGGGCGTCATCTTCGGCACGTACTCGGCGCTGATTGGCGAGTCGCAGAGCACCAGCGGCAAGTACAAGACGCGCCTCAAACAGCTGCTGCAGTGGTGCGGCGACGACTTTGACGGGGTGATTGTGTTTGACGAGTGTCACAAGGCGAAGAACCTGTGCCCGGTGGGGTCGAGCAAGCCCACCAAGACGGGGCTGACGGCGCTGGATTTGCAGAACAAGCTGCCCAAGGCGCGCGTGGTGTACGCTTCGGCGACGGGCGCCTCCGAGCCGCGAAATATGGCCTACATGGTGCGGTTGGGAATTTGGGGCCAGGGAACGCCGTTCCCGTCGTTTATGGACTTTATTACGGCCGTTGAGAAGAG AGGTGTCGGCGCGATGGAAATCGTGGCGATGGACATGAAGCTCCGCGGGATGTACATTGCTCGGCAGCTCAGCTTCCACGGCGTCACGTTCAAGATCGAAGAGGTACCGCTGACGAAGGAGTTTAGGCAGGTTTATGACGAGTCGGTTGAACTG TGGGTGGAATCGATGCAGAAGTTTACGGAAGCGGCCGAACTGATTGACGCCGAGAACCGTATGAAGAAGACGATGTGGGGACAGTTTTGGTCGGCGCATCAGCGTTTCTTCAAGTACCTGTGCATCGCGTCGAAGGTGAACCACGCCGTTAAGGTGTCGCGCGAGGCGATCAAGTACGGCAAGTGCGTCGTGATCGGTCTGCAGTCTACGGGAGAAGCGAGAACGTTGGAGCAGCTGGAGCGAGACGACGGAGAACTGAACGACTTTGTGTCGACAGCGAAGGGAGTGTTTCAGTCGTTGGTGGAGAAGCACTTCCCGGCGCCGGATCGAACGAGGATCAACAGACTGCTGGGGATAGAGGCGCCGAAGAAGACGCAGTTAGAGCGGATCTTGGAGGAGATTGATTCAAAGCCGTCGGCCAGCAGCGGTGATCTGAAGCGGAAGAATCAAGTTGTGGGACGAGTTGGAGCTGCCAAACCTAAGAAATCCCGGCGCAACTCGTCGGACGAAGATTCCGACAGTGAGGAGTCGGATGATGGTGGGGGCAAGAAGGGCTCGGAAAGCGAGGCGGAAGACAGTAATCACGATTCGGACAGTGCCCGAAGCAGCGATTACAATCCGTTCTATTCCGGCTCGGACAGCGACGACGATCCGTGGGTGGGCAAGACGAGCAAGGTGAAACCGAAGAAGCCAAAAAGCCCGAAGAAGAAACCGGTTTCAACGCAGGACAAAATTCAAGCTCATCTTTCGAAAAAACAGACTGAAACCAAACCTGTGATGTTCCAGGCCAGCAACGGCATTTCGATCCAGCTGGGACCGCCGCCAAAGGACGCGATCGAACGAGCCTGCCAGATGAAGGACGAACTGCTGGCGAAGATCGAGCGACTTGGTGACCGACTGCCGGCCAACACGCTGGATCAGCTGATCGATGAACTGGGAGGGCCGGAGAATGTAGCCGAGATGACTGGCCGAAAGGGACGCGTGGTTCAGAATGACAACGGAACAATCCAGTACGAATCCAGGTCCGAGCAGGACGTCCCGCTGGAGACGCTCAACATAACGGAAAAGCAACGCTTCATGGACGGTGAGAAGGACGTGGCCATCATTTCCGAGGCCGCTTCCAGTGGTATTTCGCTGCAAAGCGATCGACGCGTACGAAACCAGCGGCGTCGAGTCCACATAACGCTCGAGTTGCCCTGGTCGGCCGATCGAGCTGTGCAGCAGTTTGGTCGTACGCATCGATCTAACCAGGTCAACGCACCCGAGTACATGTTCCTTATATCCGATCTCGCCGGAGAGCGCCGCTTTGCCTCCACGGTGGCCAAACGGCTTGAATCGCTCGGTGCGCTCACGCACGGCGATCGTCGCGCGACGGAAACCCGCGATCTTTCTCAGTTTAACATCGACAACAAGTACGGCCGGTCTGCGCTCGAGTCGGTGATGAAGACGATTATGGGCTACGAGCAGCCGCTGGTACCTCCGCCCAGCGACTACAAGGGCGACTTCTTCAAGGACATTGCCGGAGCGCTGGTCGGCGTGGGGCTGATCGTCAACAGCGAGCAGATGCCGGGCGTGTTGAGTCTGGACAAGGACTACAACAACATTTCAAAGTTCCTAAATCGAATCCTTGGCATGCCGGTCGAGCTGCAGAACCGGCTATTCAAGTACTTTACCGACACGCTGGTGGCCATCATCGACCAGGCGAAGAAGCGCGGCCGGTTCGATCTCGGCATTCTGG ATCTCGGAGCGGCCGGGGAGAATGTAACCCGCGTCAAGATTTCACGCTTTATCCGGAAGCACTCGACGGGTGTCGCGCCGACGGAACTGCACACCGTGCAGGTCGAGCGCGGAATGATCTGGCAGGAGGCCATCGACAA GTGGGCCGATCTGGGCGGCGAACGGGAAGGCTTCTACATCTCCAAGCAGGCCCGCAACGGTAAGTACACGGCGGTCCTGGCGGTGGAAATCGAAGCCGCCCCGCCCAAGTCCAACCTCGGATCGAAGAAGAAACTGCCGGAAGGCAAGAGCAAGAAGGACATCATGTTCCAAATCTACCGACCCAACACGGGCCTGCAGTTCAAGCACGAGTCGCTGGACGAGCTGGAGAAAAAGTACAAGAAGGTGCTGAGCGACGAGGCGGAGTCGCACTGGACGCAGCAGTACGACGCGTCGGTCAACACGTGCTCGCACAGCTACTGGAAGGGCATGTGCCGGTACGTCACGATGGGGCAGGAGTGCGAG GTTGGCCTGCGGCGGCGAACGTACTACGTGCTCTCCGGGTCGGTCCTGTCCGTGTGGGCCCGGGTCGAGAACAGTTTGGCGGCGCGCGTCGGCAACCAGAACCGGATGCAGGTAATCAGACTGAAAACCAAGGAAGGGATCAAAATCGTCGGTACGCTTATTCCCAAAAATTGCGTAGAACACCTCGTCAAGGATCTGAGCTCGGACGCGGAAAAGGTCGAGGAGCAGTCGTTTGCGGTCAAGTGa